One Burkholderia gladioli genomic window, AACATGGACAAGACTCTCGACAAACAGGTGGCGATCGTGACCGGCGCCTCGCGCGGCATCGGCCGGGCGATCGCGCTCGAACTCGCGCGCCAGGGCGCCACGGTGATCGGCACGGCGACCAGCGAAGCGGGTGCCCAGGGCATCGGCGCGGCGCTGGCCGAAGCCGGCCTGGCCGGCCGCGGCGCGGTGCTCGACGTCAACGACGCGGCCTCGGCCGAGGCGCTGATCGATTCGACCGTCAAGGAATTCGGCCGTCTCGACATCCTCGTCAATAACGCCGGCATCACGCAGGATCAGCTCGCGATGCGCATGAAGGACGACGACTGGGACGCGGTGATCGACACCAACCTGAAGTCGGTGTTCCGCCTCTCGCGCGGCGTGCTGCGCCCGATGATGAAGGCCCGCGGCGGGCGCATCATCAACATCACCTCGGTGGTCGGCTCGCTCGGCAATCCGGGCCAGGCCAACTACGCGGCCGCCAAGGCCGGCGTGGCGGGCCTCACCCGCGCGCTGGCGCGCGAGATCGGCAGCCGCGGCATCACCGTCAACTGCGTGGCCCCCGGCTTCATCGACACCGACATGACCAAGTCGCTGCCCGAGGAGCAACAGGCCGCGCTGAAAACCCAGATTCCGCTCGGGCGCCTCGGCAGCACCGACGATATCGCTCACGCCGTCGCGTTCCTCGCCTCGCCGCTTGCCGGGTATATCACTGGCACGACGCTGCATGTGAACGGCGGCATGTACATGTCGTAACGGAATTCGTTTACCATCCGCGCCGTACGTCGGATGGAGGCGCCTCGAGCGCCTCTCGAACCGCAACGCCGGCGCGCATTTTTGGCGGCATCAAACCTGATAAAATGCGCGCACTTGTAAATCTGAACTTTCCCTCGGAGGGGTAATGGACAACATCGAACAACGTGTCAAGAAGATCGTCGCCGAGCAACTGGGCGTCGCCGAAGGCGAAATCAAGAACGAAGCCTCGTTCGTGAACGACCTCGGCGCCGACTCGCTCGACACGGTCGAGCTGGTCATGGCGCTCGAAGACGAGTTCGGCATGGAGATCCCGGACGAAGAGGCCGAGAAGATCACGACCGTTCAGCAAGCGATCGACTACGCTCGCGCGAACGTCAAGGCCTAAGACCCGGCACGCCGTCAGCAACGTTTTTCGGAACGCTGCGTGGGCGCCAGATCTCGCCGCCGGCCTCGTTGCCGGCCGCGCTAACAGCCACAGGGCTCGCAGGGCTGGTACCTGCGGCCCCTGTGGCTTTTGTTTTTGTCATCCAATGGAAAAGAGGGTACCGTGAGCCGCCGTCGAGTTGTCGTTACAGGCCTTGGGCTGATTTCGCCTGTTGGCAATAATGTTGCCGACGGTTGGGCCAATCTGGTCGCCGGTCGATCCGGCATCGCCAACATCACCAAGTTCGACGCAACGAACTATTCGACCCGCTTCGCGGGCGAGGTGAAGGGCTTCAATGTCGAGGAATACCTGCCCGCGAAGGAAGCGCGCCACATGGATACCTTCATCCATTACGGCATCGCGGCGGGCATGCAGGCCATGAAGGATTCGGGCATCGAGGTCACCGAGGAGAACGCGGAGCGCTTCGGCGTGGTCGTCGGCTCCGGCATCGGTGGCCTGCCGATGATCGAGGTCACGCAGACCGAACTGCTGAATCGCGGCCCGCGCCGCATTTCGCCGTTCTTCGTGCCGGCTTCGATCATCAACATGATCTCCGGTCACCTGTCGATCAAGTTCGGCCTGAAGGGCCCGAACCTCGCGATCGTGACGGCCTGCACCACCGGCCTGCACTGCATCGGCGAGGCCGCGCGCCTGATCGAGTACGGCGACGCCGACCTGATGATCGCGGGCGGCGCCGAGGCGACCGTCTCGCCGCTGGGCATCGGCGGTTTCGCGGCCGCCCGCGCGCTGTCGCAGCGCAACGACGATCCGGCCACCGCCAGCCGTCCGTGGGACAAGGACCGCGACGGTTTCGTGCTGGGCGAGGGCGCCGGCGTGATGGTGCTCGAGGAGTACGAGCATGCCAAGGCGCGCGGCGCGAAGATCTACGCCGAAGTGTCCGGCTACGGCATGAGCGCCGACGCCTATCACATGACCGCCCCGGTCGAGGATGGCGATGGCGCGCGCCGCTGCATGCTGGCCGCGCTGCGCAACGCCGGTGTCAATCCCGACGAGGTCAACTACCTGAACGCGCACGGCACCTCGACGCAGCTCGGCGACCTGGCCGAGACGATCGGCATCAAGCGCGCCTTCGGCGATCGCGCCAAGCAGATGGTGGTCAACTCGACCAAGTCGATGACGGGTCACCTGCTCGGTGGCGCGGGCGGTCTCGAGTCGGTGTTCACGGTGCTGGCCGTGCACAACCAGGTCTCGCCGCCGACCATCAACATCTTCAATCAGGATCCCGAATGTGATCTCGATTACTGCGCGAACGAAGCGCGGGACATGAAGATCGACGTCGCGCTGAAGAACTCCTTCGGCTTTGGCGGGACTAACGGCACGCTGGTTTTCAAGCGTGCCTGAAGCGGGATCGCTTGACGGGTCCCTCCCTCCTGTCTTCCTCCGGCACGCAGCCTGTCGCGCTGCGTGCCTCGGCGACGCTGCGCGTCGTGCTGGCGGCCTTCGTCGCGCTATGCGCGGCGGCGGCTGGCGGTACCGCGCTGCAACTGGCCGACGGCCAGTTCGCCGGGAAGATCGGAGCGGTGTTCGTCGGGTTGCTGACCGCCGCGAGTCTCGCGTCGGTCGCGCGTGAAACCTGCGCGCGCCGGATCCCGGCCGCGCTGCGTATCGAGCCGGCCACCGGCACGCTCGCCGCCTACGATCACGCGGGCCGGCGGGTGGCGCACGGTGCCGTGGTCCGCTGCACGCATTGGGCGGACTGGCTGCTGGTGCTGGCGATCGCTCGCGAGCGCGGCGCCCCGGTGGCGCTGCTGGTACCGGCCGATGCGCTCGACATGGCGGCGTTCCGCGCCCTGTCGGTGCTCGGCAGGCGCCCGGGGCGGGCCGGACGAGGCTGAGGGCGCGCGCCGCGCGGTTTCGCGGCAGGTCGCAGGGCGTTGCTACAATGGCGCTCCGCGTTGCATCCCTAGTTAACGGATTTGTCAGGTGAGTGAAAAAGAAATCGATCAGGCCCTGGTCGAGCGCGTACAGAAAGGCGACAAGGCAGCGTTCGAACTCCTGGTCTCCAAATACCACCGCAAGATCATCCGGCTGATCTCGCGCCTCGTGCGGGATCCCGCCGAGGTCGAGGACGTGGCCCAGGACGCCTTCATCAAGGCCTACCGCGCGCTGCCGCAGTTTCGCGGCGAATCGGCCTTCTACACGTGGTTGTACCGGATTGCCGTGAATACGGCGAAGAACTACCTTGCGACCCAGGGGCGCCGCGCGCCGACCTCGACTGAAGCGGATGCCGAAGAGGCTGAAACTTTCTCCGACGCGGACCAACTAAGGGATATCAACACGCCCGAGTCGATGTTGATGAGCAAGCAGATCGCCGAAACGGTGAACGCGGCGATGGCGCTGTTGCCCGAGGAATTGCGCACGGCCATCACACTGCGGGAAATCGAGGGTCTGAGCTACGAGGAAATCGCGGAAATGATGGATTGCCCGATCGGCACCGTCCGTTCCCGTATTTTCCGGGCCCGAGAGGCGATTGCGAACAAGTTGCGTCCGCTTCTGGACACGCCGGAAGGCAGGCGCTGGTGAGCCTGGCCGGCGTACGGAAACGGCACGGGGTCTAGTTACAGATAGAGTCGTGTGTCACGACGGGGTATCGAAGATGGGGAGCATCATGGGGTCGGTCTCTACGCAATCGCAACCGAGCTCGCAACGCGAGCGTCTGTCCGCACTGATCGACGGCGAGTCGCCTGACGGCCTGCCGTTCGCTCAGATCCTGGCTGGTTTCGGCGACACGGAACGGCGTGCCTGGTCCGAATTTCACGCGATCGGCGACGCGCTGCGTTCCGACGAACTCGCGATCGAACCGGCCGTCAGCCAGGCCTTCACGGCCCGGTTTTCCGCCGCCTTCGCAGCCGAGCCCCACCTGATCGCCCCGGCCGCGATCACCGTCGCGGCGAACAGCCCGGCTTCGCCGCTCAAGCGCGCGCTGCGCCGCCGCTTCGTGCCAGCGCTGGCGGTGGCCGCCGCGGCCGCCACCCTGACCTGGATCGTGGTCCCGCAACTGCAGGGCACGGCCGGCCAGCCCGGCGTCTCGCCGGTGCAGGTCGCCTCGGTCGCGCCGCAGGACCTGCAGCGCGTGGCCGCCTCCTCCCACCAGGATCTCAACATCATCCGCGACGCGAGCCTCGATCAATACCTCGAGGCGCACCAGCAATTCGCGCAGCAGCCCGTCGTGTCGGGCTCGATGCCGCTCATTCGTACTGCCGTCGCGACGCAAGGCCAATAAACTCGATGCGGACACTGCTGTTGAATCGCGCCACCTCCGGCTGGACGCGGCTGCCTGCGCTCGTGCTCTGCGCGGCCGCCCTGATTTCCGTTCAATCGCGCGCGATCGCGCAGCAGCCGGTCGACCCGGCCGCCGGCCCGCAGGCCGCGGCCGCTTGGCTCGACCGGATCCAGCAGGCCGCCCAGCAGCAAAGCTACGACGGCACCTTCGTGTTCCAGCGCGGCACCTACGTGCAGTCCTCGCGGATCACCCACATCGCCGCCAAGGGCGGCGAATTCGAACAGATCGAGAGCCTCGACGGCAAGCCGCGCACGCTGCTGCGCCACAACGACGACCTCGTCACGCTGGTGCCGGAGCGGCATCTCTGCGTGGTCGAGCGGCGCCAGAACCGCGATGCCTTCCCGTCGCTGCTCGGCGCGAGCGGCGAGCAGGTGCTGTCGGTCTATGACGCCAAGCCGCTCGGGCAGGACCGGGTGGCCGGCATCGATGCGCAAGTGGTCGAGCTGGTGCCGAAGGATGGCTACCGCTACGCCTACAAGCTCTGGACCGATGCCAGGACCGGGCTGCTGCTGCGCACGCAGACGCTCGACGCCGACGATCACGTGCTCGAGCAGGTCGCCTTCTCGCAGTTGCAGATCGGCACGGCGAACCCCAACCTGAAGACCACCATCGCCAATGGCGTGCGCAATCCCGCCGACTGCACGGTGGTGCGTCCGCCGGTGGCGAGCGTCGACATCGAGGGGCAGGGCTGGAAGCTGGGGCCGAGCGTGGCGGGCTTCCGCAAGATTCGCGAGGTGCGCCGCCCGATGGCCGCGCGTGATCCGGGCGAGCCGCCGATCGCCGTCGACCAGGCCGTCTTCACCGACGGGCTGGCCACCGTCTCGGTGTTCCTCGAGCCGGTCGAGAAGGGCTCGCGCAAGGAAGGGGCGGGCAGCACCGGCGCCACCCACGTGCTGGTGAAGCGCCGCGGCGATTTCTGGATCACCCTGCTCGGCGAAGTCCCGCCGGCCACCTTGCAGCAGTTCGCGGCTGCCATAGAATACAAGCCTTCGAAGTAAGCTCCGGTTCCTCGACATGACCACCACCACGCTGCCTACCTGGATGGCCGCGGTGGCGCTGACGGCCTGCCTGCCGCTCGCGTCGCTCGCCGCGCAACCCGCTTCGATCGTGCCGGGCGCCTCCGCGCCGGCCGCCGCCTCGGTGCCCGTGGCGCCGCCCTCGGCGCCGGCGACACGCGCCGCGTTGCCCGACTTCGCCGACCTGGTCGAGAAGGCCGGCCCGGCGGTGGTCAACATCCGCACCACGGCGACGGTGCCGGCGGATCCGCGCGGCGTCTTCCCGCAAGGCCCGGATGACGGCGACATGTCGGAATTCTTCCGCCGCTTCTTCGGCATCCCGCTGCCGCAGGC contains:
- the fabG gene encoding 3-oxoacyl-ACP reductase FabG, with amino-acid sequence MDKTLDKQVAIVTGASRGIGRAIALELARQGATVIGTATSEAGAQGIGAALAEAGLAGRGAVLDVNDAASAEALIDSTVKEFGRLDILVNNAGITQDQLAMRMKDDDWDAVIDTNLKSVFRLSRGVLRPMMKARGGRIINITSVVGSLGNPGQANYAAAKAGVAGLTRALAREIGSRGITVNCVAPGFIDTDMTKSLPEEQQAALKTQIPLGRLGSTDDIAHAVAFLASPLAGYITGTTLHVNGGMYMS
- the acpP gene encoding acyl carrier protein, with translation MDNIEQRVKKIVAEQLGVAEGEIKNEASFVNDLGADSLDTVELVMALEDEFGMEIPDEEAEKITTVQQAIDYARANVKA
- the fabF gene encoding beta-ketoacyl-ACP synthase II, with amino-acid sequence MSRRRVVVTGLGLISPVGNNVADGWANLVAGRSGIANITKFDATNYSTRFAGEVKGFNVEEYLPAKEARHMDTFIHYGIAAGMQAMKDSGIEVTEENAERFGVVVGSGIGGLPMIEVTQTELLNRGPRRISPFFVPASIINMISGHLSIKFGLKGPNLAIVTACTTGLHCIGEAARLIEYGDADLMIAGGAEATVSPLGIGGFAAARALSQRNDDPATASRPWDKDRDGFVLGEGAGVMVLEEYEHAKARGAKIYAEVSGYGMSADAYHMTAPVEDGDGARRCMLAALRNAGVNPDEVNYLNAHGTSTQLGDLAETIGIKRAFGDRAKQMVVNSTKSMTGHLLGGAGGLESVFTVLAVHNQVSPPTINIFNQDPECDLDYCANEARDMKIDVALKNSFGFGGTNGTLVFKRA
- the rpoE gene encoding RNA polymerase sigma factor RpoE, with the protein product MSEKEIDQALVERVQKGDKAAFELLVSKYHRKIIRLISRLVRDPAEVEDVAQDAFIKAYRALPQFRGESAFYTWLYRIAVNTAKNYLATQGRRAPTSTEADAEEAETFSDADQLRDINTPESMLMSKQIAETVNAAMALLPEELRTAITLREIEGLSYEEIAEMMDCPIGTVRSRIFRAREAIANKLRPLLDTPEGRRW
- a CDS encoding sigma-E factor negative regulatory protein, which translates into the protein MGSVSTQSQPSSQRERLSALIDGESPDGLPFAQILAGFGDTERRAWSEFHAIGDALRSDELAIEPAVSQAFTARFSAAFAAEPHLIAPAAITVAANSPASPLKRALRRRFVPALAVAAAAATLTWIVVPQLQGTAGQPGVSPVQVASVAPQDLQRVAASSHQDLNIIRDASLDQYLEAHQQFAQQPVVSGSMPLIRTAVATQGQ
- a CDS encoding MucB/RseB C-terminal domain-containing protein, giving the protein MRTLLLNRATSGWTRLPALVLCAAALISVQSRAIAQQPVDPAAGPQAAAAWLDRIQQAAQQQSYDGTFVFQRGTYVQSSRITHIAAKGGEFEQIESLDGKPRTLLRHNDDLVTLVPERHLCVVERRQNRDAFPSLLGASGEQVLSVYDAKPLGQDRVAGIDAQVVELVPKDGYRYAYKLWTDARTGLLLRTQTLDADDHVLEQVAFSQLQIGTANPNLKTTIANGVRNPADCTVVRPPVASVDIEGQGWKLGPSVAGFRKIREVRRPMAARDPGEPPIAVDQAVFTDGLATVSVFLEPVEKGSRKEGAGSTGATHVLVKRRGDFWITLLGEVPPATLQQFAAAIEYKPSK